A segment of the Calonectris borealis chromosome 2, bCalBor7.hap1.2, whole genome shotgun sequence genome:
ACTTCAACTTCAGTAAAAATGCTTACAGCACTAGGAATAAGTACAACTCTCCTCAAGGACAGTCTGAAAAAACATAAGCAGGTATGTCCTTCCCTGTTATACGACAAATGAAATGTCAAAATGAAcatcagaaaaatgaaacagCTCACACCAAAATGGACGTATGTTAATAACTTGCACTGTTATCTAAACAGAAAGACTCCATATTGTTTCCTAAGAAATATTCTCAAGAGGAACTCAACAATGggaatacatttatttaatattaatttaattcagAAGTGTTTATCATTTTATCATGCTAACTGAAGAAAATCGGCTATGCACAAAAATCAGTTTGTAATAGTTCACCCGAACATCAAGTCAGCTTCAAATTCCCTCCTATTAAGGCATACACTTCTGTACTTCCCACCAATAGGGAATTCTAGCATTAGTGAATATAGtagaattattttaaagtaattcaaTGAAGTAGGCTTACCCATGAAGAGAATGCAAAGGACTATTTGAAATGTAGCATTATAAAAAGACCCTATTATTTGGTTTATAAAAACTAGAATAGTTTCCCAAGTAAATACATGTTTTCACCTCATATGAACAAGGTATTGAATTATAAAATTTCTAAATCTTTAACCCTTTAAGTGGGAAAACAGAGTCTTTGATGTTTGCCCAAAACTCTCATACGCAAATGACATCCTGAATTCTTTAATCCAAACAGTggaaagaattttttgttttttttcacatgTTTTAGAACAACTCAGACTAAGTTTTAGTAACAGTGTATTTCAACAAATTAAAGGCTTGTCAGCATTAGCAACAATATTTGAGACTGCacaaattccttcttttttaaagacaggaaTTAGAACTTAACAGTTTCAGGAACTGTAGCACAGCTTGAATAATGTGGAGAATCTTAAACCCAGGCATTTTGGGGACAGAGTCAAATGAAGTTGGGAAAAAAATTCTATGCAGTGCAGATTAATTTTATCTCCATTCAGAATAGAGAATGGGTACAAACCTGTCTTCTTCGGCCACAAGCCAAAGCATCTccatatttttccacattttgcaAGTTGTTCAGACCTAGAAGACAGTTAATATATATCCAGACCAACATTAAGGCAGAGTTTTGCATGAGACAAGAATATACACTATTTTGATATGCTTGACAGACTAGGAAAATTTCAGTGTCTGTTAATATATGAatatacttttttatatatatatatatatatacacacacacacacacacacgaatcTCACCTTCGTCTAAGGACTCAAAAAATAGCGTGTTCAAAAAAGTCAATAGTGCAAAATAGCTCTATGCAATAGTGCTCACAGAAGCATTATATTTTACACAATTAGGTAAAAATTGGTACACAATAAAACATTGTTATTTCATTTtggtaaaaacatttttactataCATACTGCTCTCATTTTACATAGAGACAACGGAAACTAACCAGCAATCAGAGCTATGATACTTTATATACAGGTTTCATCATCTCCACAGAACACGTGTCAGGTTCTAACTGTGGCAAGCATCCAAGGCATCTTAAGAGTTTGTCCCTCCAAGTACAACATAGCCATATGCAGAGGCTATAATGTCATCTCTTTGTAGTAAGAAGGTGCTAATGGTTTTCAGAACCTACTTATAGATATTATATAACCCATGTTGTAGATTTTAAAAGAGTAATACCAGGAAGATGCATGAACATCCTAACTTTGTGCATTttacactgcaattttttttttttcaatcagccAACCTCTTTAGTTCCTTCCCCCCAAAGCTATCTAGGTCAGAAGTCAGAAAGCAACAAGTTTCAGTACTCCTCTGGCAGCTTGCTTTCGCGCAGAATACCATAAATCCCagtaaagcaaacaagcaaacaaaaaccccagcgAACCAGAAAATAGTGAATGATTTTGCAAAATGAGTTGCCAGAGAACCTTAAGCCATTTCACAGTTTCCTAAATGTGGCAAGCACCAACTGTGCATTTGGGCAGAAACCACACACAAcaattgtgagggttttttttttcaccatgatCATTTTTATATTAATCCAATCACTGAATAGCAGTTATCAAACCACCAACCCATTTAttgcaggggtgggtgggggagaaAGTGTTTGACATGACTTTGTTTTGAAAGTGTAAAAACAAGCTAATACTCACTCTGTAGAGCACTGctcattctgtgtttctgtcctgAATGAGGCCTGCAAGGAACacagaactgaagtaaaaatacacAGAACTTCATGAAATGTCTATGAacaagagcaacaacaacaacaaaaatttttaccttactgtggggttttttatgtcTCCAGGTGACTGATTTGTAATACTCTGTTGCTCTTTcattgatctttaaaaaaaaagccaaaaaatcaTTTTCTAGGCAGCAACTTAGCATTTATGTGATTCAACAATATTTGAATGAAAGAAAATCCCAAGATTTCTCTACAGAAACAGCGGCATACAAACACTAACTGCTTCGATCTGTCAACCCTCTTAACCTTGCCTCCCTATACCTGGAGGAGAAATACACAAGACATTACACATTTAAGTTGAAGACATGAGGAATTTTGCACATCTATTTTTTCATACCTTCTTCACAATCTAGGAATTGTTTCCATAGGTTTTTTGATCAGATCTTTCATCATACCTCTGAGATGTAATTGTGTCAGAAGCTGTCCTTCCAAACCAAAAAATCTTACGACTTGTCTTCCTGTATACTTTATATGCATCAGTCAATTTCCTTAACTAAACTATGCCAAGTATTCCAAGTAtaaaactgcagaaatacaagCTCTATCCCAACTAAAGACTACAATTTATTCTCCATGAAAAACAAGTGGTGATAAACCTAGAATattagtatttttcaaaataaagtcaAAGGAGGGGGGAAGGTACTGGGCTTCAAGTTCCCCCAGCATTTCTTAGAAAAGCATTTTGAGGGTTCCCATTGCCAGAATCATGAAGCAACATAACTACTTCCCATCACACTAGTATCACTAAGTAAAAGAATCTTGTGTTTAGCTATAAGGAAAAAGTAATAGACTTTCCTTATCCTCTTTCTTCTCCAGATGACCTATAGCCTAAAATTAGGAGGCCAGGACTAAAAGGAGCTCAATcaaccataaacaaaaaaaagtgaagtatttttatgtttttattgttATACAAGACTGACAGCTGTTTAAACTGAAAGATCTGCATCTTCAACAAGTACTTAAACTTAATGCCAAGCTATTTGGTGTAAATGCCAAAAGTAACAACCACAGAAAAGCCAAAACTTAAAAATAGAGAATATTCTTGTAGTTAATTTTCTATTGGATAGCAGTTTGGAATTTAACAGCTTTCCTTCTACCTACTTGTAGTTCTACAAGTTTCAAGTTACTGTCCAAGCATGTCCCTCAGCAGTATAATGCTTAATACAaacctttgttttgtttccagattCCTTTTGTCGTTTTCATCAACattcacagttttgttttgcaatGCTTTTGCTCCCAATCCTTTAGACTCTACCTGTTTTGTGGCTGCCTGTGAGAAATGGAATtgatactttaaaattaaaaccagccaGTACCTAGATAGTAGTTTACACTAAGATTAATATATGTACTCTCTATTAGCACTGACAGTGCTTATTTCACAGACTCTTCAGAGGTATTACCATTAAAATAAGTAGTTTCAAAACAACTGTAGCATGTTAAGTTGAAATCCACCAAGATCTTTATCCGCCAGTAACTCAAGAGAAATTTTAGTCATAGCCGCAAGTGATATTTATATGGACACACAGAAATATAACAAATACTTGCATAATAGTTGCATAATAAGTGAACATACAGATGTGTGAAATACATTGCAGAGATTAACTAAGACTGCAAATACTTCAGTATCAAAGTACTCCAAAGGCTGTTTTTTATAACTGGATTAGAAATTGAAAACTGACAGGCCTCACAAGTTCATCTAGTTCTGTAGCGCATGGCAGGATCAAGCATACCAATAACACTTTCAGAAGACACATGTCTAATCAGACTTTAGGCTTGTAATGTAACCTTTCTTGTATTAGCAAAAGAATTTCGTAACATCCTGCCTAAACTTTTAGCCACAAACTAAGACTATTTCTCTTGCATTCTCAAGAGGAGTAAGGAGTAGTTCATTACTCTTTATAGAATGTCCAGAGGATCATAGGATTTGTACTTTTCCCTAGATTCCTCCCACTTACTTGCTATAAcaccaccttaaaaaaaaaaaaaatcacttagtcCACATGAGGTCATTCTTGCCACTTTGCTATCAACTTTCTTCTCTAGCATCTTAAGGTATACTTACTgcccaaaccataaaaaaaatcctgttgtgcACCATCATTACTAAGCACAGCCAACCATCTTCCATCAACACTGTCTATATATCCCAAAGGTGATCTGTTTTGCAACACTCAAATATCAAAATGATTCAGAGTTGACAGAATTTCACTATTCACTACAGGCCCAATATTAACTCTTTTTCTGCTTAACCagaaaaagaatttcttctttcaggGCTTGCTTTTGCCTCCAGTTAATTTTCTGTTATCCATCCAATTTTCAGTCGTCTTGAAATCTTAACCTGTCCTTCACAGTAGCTTGCAGAATCTCTCAACATTTATAGGAGTcagataatataaaaatattctctaTTTCACTCATTCATTCATGAAAATACTGGAAGGTATTCTGGTCACAGAATACCTCCaatcacagaagaaaatgtttcaccTGTCAGAAGTTTTATAGCTACCCTAACTACCACATCTTTTAGCTGtaagttttcaaaatactgtcTCTTTCACAATGGTTGATGGTAGCAAAACACATGTGAAAGTGAGGACATGTTTCCATACAGATAAATGGGTAGAAAggatttagtttaaaaaaaagtttaaatccactatattgtattttaaaagttaacagTAGCTTTCAAATTGTACTTgtccttaaaaataattcttttgaaagagaaatgaaagttaCAAGGAAAATTTATAAAGTATTCAGAtcaatgtgtcctggtttcggctgggatagagttaattttcttcctagtagttggtatagtgctatgttctggatttaggatgagaataatgttgataacacactgatgttttagctgctGCTAaagtcgaggacttttcagcttcccatgctctgccaggtgcacaagaagctgggagggagcatagccaggacagctaacccaactggccaacggggtattccataccatatgacatcatgcttagcatataaagttgggggaagaagaaggaggggggacattcggagtgatggcgtttgtcttcccaagtaaccgttatgtgtgatggagccctgctttcctggagacggctgaacacctgcctgtcgatgggaaacagtgaatgaattcctttttttgctttgcttgcatgcgcggcttttgctttacctattaaactgtctttatctcaacccacaagttttgtcacttttacccttctgattctctttcccATCCCACTGAGCAGGGAGTgggcaagcagctgtgtggggcttagttgctggctggggttaaaccacgacaaatgctTTCTTGGTATAGGTTCTTTTTCCTTGTAATGCATTATCTGCAGACTGTTCTTAGGGCAGCTAACCTGTAAGAGTTTCTTGAAGCACAAGAACTTAATCAACAGCAGGAGCTGCAATCTTGTAGACTCCAAGCTTGACAATAACCTAGAACAAGCAGCCTACAAAACAGTCTAGCAATGTAGACCACGTTATGGTGGATGAAaggctggacatgagctgacaatgcacgctcgcagtccagaaggccaaccgcaaCCCAGAaggcatcaaaagaagtgtggccagcaggtcaagggaggcgattctgcccctctactctgctctggtgaaaccccacctggagtactgcgtccagctctggagcctgcagcacaagaaagacatggagcgggtccagaggagggccacaaaaatgatcagggggatggaacacctctcctatgaggacaggctgagagagttggggttgttcagcctggagaagagaaggcttcagggagaccttattgcggcctttcagtacttaaagggggcttataagaaagatggggacaagctttagcagggtctgttgcaacaggacaagggggaattgttttaaactacaagagagcaggttcagactagatataaggaagaagttttttacaatgagggtagtgaaacactggcacaggttgcccagagagctggtagatgccgcatccctggaaatgttcaaggtcaggttggatggggctctgagcaacctgatctagttgaagatgtcccggcccacggcaggggggttggactagatgacctttaaagggtcccttccaacacaaactattctatgattatacTTCTACATATGGTACCAGaaaaaagacaagagagattAACAGTTAAAGCTAGAGTGTTTTTCTGTAGAGAACACAGGGTACGCTGCTGGGAAACAGTTACATGTATTGCACAGCAGAAGTGCGAACTCTTCACAAAGTTGTCTCCTCCATATCCCAGAGTAACTCAGTCCAAAGTAAAGATTTCAGAAGTAAGATTTGGAACATTGGTGCAGACTGTAGGACAGATGGGCAGGCAGTGGGGGGGCAACACAGAGGGCCTAGGTACACTAGTATGGAGTTCTGGGGCCTTCTGTGACACCTCCAAACCTCCATCTCCTCTTAGACTCAAAGAAATAGCCttgaaaaataaacttgaaaactgaaagcagagcaaaaccaTTAAAAGACATTCCTTGTATTATACTTTGAATGCATTTAATAATTTCTCTAGTCTCTCTTTGtggcaagaaaatgaaaacccCAGAGGAACTTcaggtttgtttatttaaaatttgcaTCTTATTACCTTTAGATGTTTGTGCTCTTGTAATAGAGTAATTCAATATTCTTTTATAGGAAGTAAACATAGGAGAAATTCTTTACAATCCTCCTGAAGATGAACTGCAGGAGGAATGTTGTTCTTGCcaattttaaatcacttttgagCAAGATGGTTTGTAAGGAGCTTTCTTATTTACAGGAAAACAGCATTAATTGTTTTCTATTTCCTAACTCCTCTGACATTCCTAAAGCCTTTAGCCAAATTAACAGGTCTTGATCTTTTAGTTTTAGTATGAGAAGTCATATagacttaaacaaacaaaaaaaacattaaaacaaacttGAAACTATGTATTTAAGGAGTCTCAGATCAGAACGgcttctattaaaaatacattaatgacaGACCtctttttaattatgcttttttcccTAACTATTTTTCTAATCAAAACAATTGTGGAAAAAACATTCACAAAAGATATTTTAGAGGAGTCTTACTCGTACTTTCTCCTAAACATATATTcaaccttttttgttttaattaataagaCAATCTAAAGGAAGATAAAACTTCCTTTTCATCTAATACAATAACTGAATATTGTCTAAACAACTCCCTTGAAAGTATAAATCTATTTAATCTTATTAGGTACCTCTtttgaaataagttttgaaaatagttttgacATACCTGTATTAAGAAGttagtttcattttctttcatgaaaagtGCAATGTAAGACTTGATTTTACTTATCAAAAGATTATAACTGAAGCTTTGGAGAAGGGGAACATATGGATCCTTGCTTTTAATTACGGTTGCCAGCTTCACCCTTAAAGGCTAAGAAAAGCACAGCTTTACACAACACAAAAATATATCCTGCGGTAAACTTGGCATCTATGCTAAACAGGACATACACAAAGGTAAACATGATGTTTATATAGTTTTCTGAATATGCCTATACAACTTCATGCTACAGTTTGAAAGGGTTCTGAAGTTAACTAGGCATAATACCAGAAGTTAACTGTTTACTAAGCACATAAAGTAAAGTATAACTTTCCAGAGATCCTCATCTTCATTCCTTTTATGAATAAAACTGAAAGCAGGGTTGTCAATGGAGCAAAAACACCCAGAAAAGGCCGCTCATTATTGGGTTCTCTTTTCTCATTTGCTGCCTCAAAAAGACTGGCACTGAAAGGGGCTTGCAGCTTTTAGGAAAAGGACTATTTAGTACAGTAGCATTAGGGACACATCGATACTCATAATCGCAACTTCACAATTTGTCTACCAACCACTCTTACACAGACCAAAACAGCCAAGAATTAATTTCTGTGTACAGGTTGCATTCTTATTTACAAATTTGAATACTATTACCACAGCCTACACTTTCCGAACATCTGAATCCTCTGAATGAAGAGTGTATCCGAAGAATAAGTTATACACATGCTGCTCTTTACACAGAACATGTGTCCTAATGTACCAGAGGAAGACAGAGGcagcattttttactttttctcttttttccttcagtccttcttttgctcttttctccACCCCAGCAAATTCAGGTGTGTGCACTAGCTATTATTTTAAAGAGATATGCACTCGaacttgcatttttctgaatGATGCAGTCAACATCAAACCAGGAAGTGGCCTGACCAACATGTGTTATCTTTTCCAGATAGAGGCATAATAATATCCACTCTATACTACAGATGCTAATGAGCTTTCCTTCCCTGCGATGCTTCAGTGTGTAGAACAATAATCAACAGAGACGATAAATAGAATGCACTGCAATGGTTCAGAAAAAGTCAGCAGACTGATTATTAGGGAGTTACTATGTCTCTACCAGCATGTTTATACTGTCTTTACTCTGAGAAAACAGCAATATCAAGTTCCCAGAATCTGTAGTGACACCTCACTCTTCATATGAAGTGGGAAAGGGGATGAAGTTCAGACTGATGCTGCCCACAGCGAAGAACAACTGCTGCTAGAAGCATTTTACTCCCCCAAATCACCCATTATTTCTATCAATCCCCTAGCAAcaaatttccttttgtatttacAAGTGCCATGAGTGTGTAAGTGACTGCATAGGCAGTAATTAGGACAAAGCTATGCAGGTAGCATTTGCTAACTTTGGAAATCCATTCCCCTCTTCTCCTCTGAAAATGAGAGCACTTAATGCAAGTTAAGCAAGTTACTACCTTATCCGATTCCGAGTCTGTAAATAGCCTTTCAAGAACTTCAGCAGCCTCCTTGAAATACCCGTTTTCCATATGGACCGCTACAATCTACAACAAATATAATTACAAGATATGCTGAAATACATTTCACGTGAGATTCAGAAAAAACGAGAGAAGTCACACTTTTACAGTTTTGTAAGACTTCCAAAATCCAGAGGATTATATATTTAAGGGTCACCAACAATTATCTAGTTATAACAGTTAGTTCTGAAGTAATATTAAACCTTATGTACAAAGGCCTAAAGCCTCTCCATCAGGCATTTAAAAGGACACTCATTGATGCAAAATGTCCCATACTTACCTACTAAGTATTGCTTTCATCTTTCCCTGAAAGACTTTGATAGTGCCAGTAGCTGTCAAGATGTTCTTACATGTTTCTCTTTGAAATCAAAAGTTTTCTAACACAAAGAACTATTTTTAAGCAATAGCAACAAAAAAGCTattcataatatattttaaagctcaAGATACTAGTGTTTTGAAATTGTTCTCTCGATATCCCATTTTTTTCACATTGGCAGCTTTTGAAACGATTTTGAACTGGGACAAATAGGAACCAATTTAGATAGGAAAAGGTCCCCTGTACAGCTCTATTTACTCTGTACTTGAAAATACAGCAAACTTAGAATATTCAGTTCAGTCTGCTAATAGCCCAAGCTTTTTCTAAAAGGAGCACCATTTTAGCAGAATGAATAGGTAGTACCCTGAAGCATTTTGAATAAGTCACACAGACCTGAATTTGAATCAAACGACGAATATCTTCATGAAGCTTTTCCAGTTTAATTTCTTCCGTTTCAAGTAAAGTCCAGAAAGACAGAGCAGATTCCAAAGGTGAAATTCTTTGATCATTTTCAAAACGGcattctttgggggggg
Coding sequences within it:
- the TERF1 gene encoding telomeric repeat-binding factor 1 isoform X3; its protein translation is MAGAAGSSPGEAGEGGRVCLPPPAEVEAVVADWMLEFACHCLCRHFGDGCAAEFRRWRDVAQALINGLSKIPTHQKKTVYLCQLLIRIAKGKNLECRFENDQRISPLESALSFWTLLETEEIKLEKLHEDIRRLIQIQIVAVHMENGYFKEAAEVLERLFTDSESDKAATKQVESKGLGAKALQNKTVNVDENDKRNLETKQRSMKEQQSITNQSPGDIKNPTVRPHSGQKHRMSSALQSLNNLQNVEKYGDALACGRRRQRWTYKEDLELKSGIREFGVGNWAKILVHGDFNNRTSVMLKDRWRTLCRIEQG
- the TERF1 gene encoding telomeric repeat-binding factor 1 isoform X2; translated protein: MAGAAGSSPGEAGEGGRVCLPPPAEVEAVVADWMLEFACHCLCRHFGDGCAAEFRRWRDVAQALINGLSKIPTHQKKTVYLCQLLIRIAKGKNLECRFENDQRISPLESALSFWTLLETEEIKLEKLHEDIRRLIQIQIVAVHMENGYFKEAAEVLERLFTDSESDKPLRVKLATVIKSKDPYVPLLQSFSYNLLISKIKSYIALFMKENETNFLIQAATKQVESKGLGAKALQNKTVNVDENDKRNLETKQRPHSGQKHRMSSALQSLNNLQNVEKYGDALACGRRRQRWTYKEDLELKSGIREFGVGNWAKILVHGDFNNRTSVMLKDRWRTLCRIEQG
- the TERF1 gene encoding telomeric repeat-binding factor 1 isoform X1, translating into MAAAQEGAGLGERKPDRWQGRGRQPLARGLKMAGAAGSSPGEAGEGGRVCLPPPAEVEAVVADWMLEFACHCLCRHFGDGCAAEFRRWRDVAQALINGLSKIPTHQKKTVYLCQLLIRIAKGKNLECRFENDQRISPLESALSFWTLLETEEIKLEKLHEDIRRLIQIQIVAVHMENGYFKEAAEVLERLFTDSESDKPLRVKLATVIKSKDPYVPLLQSFSYNLLISKIKSYIALFMKENETNFLIQAATKQVESKGLGAKALQNKTVNVDENDKRNLETKQRSMKEQQSITNQSPGDIKNPTVRPHSGQKHRMSSALQSLNNLQNVEKYGDALACGRRRQRWTYKEDLELKSGIREFGVGNWAKILVHGDFNNRTSVMLKDRWRTLCRIEQG